The DNA window ACGATCGACCTGTATAACTTCTACCCGGAAGTGCTGAAGATGAACAGTGACGAACCGGCAGCTCCGGGAGAACTGGGACGGCTGGTTGTTACGGATTATTATAACAAAACGTTCCCGATGGTGCGTTACGATACCGGAGATACGGGTATCATGCGGATGTATCAGGATGAAAAAGGACGGATGCATGGAAAATACGTGGAGATCTACGGCCGCCGCGGTTCTCTGATGTATAATTGTATGGGCGAGCCGCTGTCGATCCATGTATTTATGAACACGCTGTTAAAGTTTGAGGGTGTGGTCTATCAGGCAAAATGCATCCAGTGGGGACAGAAAGAATATGAACTGCTGGTCAACGCAGACCGGAAAAAACTGGTGGAAGAGGATCTGATCGCTGCCTACCGGCATTATCTGGGTGAGGAAGCGGACATCCGGATCACTTATGTGGATGAGATTCCGATCCAGGCTTCCGGAAAATTCATGGTCTGCGAGAATAAATGGGATGGAAGGAAGTAGAGGATATGAAGCAGAAAGTGTCTGATTATATTGCGGATCGTCTGGCACAGGAAAGGATCAGCCAGGTATTTACCGTGACGGGCGGCGGCGCGATGCATCTGAACGATTCGCTTGGACATCATCCGGGACTGTCCTGTCTCTATCATCATCATGAACAGGCAGCAGCGATGGCGGCAGAAGCCTATGCGAGAGTAGATAACCGGATGGCGGCGGTCTGCGTGACTTCCGGTCCGGGTGCGACGAATGCCATTACGGGGGTCTTGTGTGCGTGGATGGATTCCATCCCGATGCTTGTCCTGTCCGGACAGGTGCGATACGATACCACGGTGCGTCACAGCGGCTTAAAGATCCGCACGATGGGTGTGCAGGAATATGACATCACGCCGTCCGTAGAACCCATGACAAAATATGCCGTCATGGTGACGGATCCGCTTACGATCCGGTATCATCTGGAGCGGGCGATCTATCTGGCCAAAACGGGTCGTCCGGGACCGTGCTGGCTGGATCTTCCGTTGAATGTACAGAGTGCGGTCGTGGAAACCGATGATCTGAAAGCGTATGATCCGAGCGAGGATGCAAAAGAACTTCCGGCTCCGGTAAGCGAGGAGACGGTGAAACAAATTCTGGAAAAACTGAAACTGGCATCCCAGCCTCTGATTTTTGCCGGTCACGGGATCCGGCTGGCAGGAGCCTATGATGAATTTCAGCATCTGGTGGAACTTCTCGGAATCCCGGTGGTGACGGGGATGAGCAGTATCGATCTGATGGAGTCCGCACATCCGCTGTATGTGGGAAGAAACGGAGGAACGGGAAACCGTCCGGGAAACTTTGCCGTGCAGACCTGTGATGTGTTATTTTCCATCGGAAGCAGACAGAGCTTTTTGCAGACCGGATTTGCCTATGAAAAATGGGCGGCACATGCCTATACGATCCTCAATGATATCGACGGGGAGGAACTGAAAAAAGAGACACTTCATGTGGATCTTCCGGTGGCAGCGGATGCAAAAGAACTGATCACGAGCTGCATCCGGGTACTGGAAGCGGCGGGCTGTGATCGTGCACACCCGTGGTTTGCAGATGGAAAAACATCCTGGAGAGAGAAATGCCGTCACTGGAAAGAAAAATATCCGGTGGTAACAAAAGAAAAATATAAAGAGCTGGAACCGGGACGGACGAATATCTATGCATTTTATGACAGCCTGTCAAAAGTGCTCCCGGAAGGGGAACAGATCCTGGTCAGTGTGGGAACCTCCCGTGTGGCGGGAAGTCAGGCAATCTATCTGAAAAAAGATCAGAGATTTTATACCAATGCCGTGACCGCATCGATGGGTTACGGGCTTCCGGCGGCGATCGGCGTGTGTATCGGTTCCGGAAAAAAAGAAGTGATCTGTGTGAACGGGGAAGGATGCATGCAGATGAATCTGCAGGAGCTGCAGACCATCCGGCATCATAATCTGCCGATCCGGATCTTTGTGATCAATAACGAGGGATATCATTCCATCCGCCAGACGCAGACGGCTTATTTCGGCGGTCATCTGGTAGGTGTGGGCGAGGAGAGCGGGGATCTCAGTTTCCCGGATCTTTCCAGGCTGGCACCGGCGTATGGATTTACTTATAAAGAATGTAGAAACAGTGCGACACTCGAAGAAGATCTGCGGATGGTCATGGAAGCTCCGGCACCGGTGATCTGTCAGGTCTTTGTGTCGAAACTTCAGAAGACGGAACCGAAACTGGCGTCCAGACAGCTTCCGGACGGAACCATGGTGTCGGCATCCCTGGAAGATATGTATCCGTTTCTTTCGAGAGAAGAGATG is part of the Blautia faecicola genome and encodes:
- a CDS encoding thiamine pyrophosphate-binding protein, which encodes MKQKVSDYIADRLAQERISQVFTVTGGGAMHLNDSLGHHPGLSCLYHHHEQAAAMAAEAYARVDNRMAAVCVTSGPGATNAITGVLCAWMDSIPMLVLSGQVRYDTTVRHSGLKIRTMGVQEYDITPSVEPMTKYAVMVTDPLTIRYHLERAIYLAKTGRPGPCWLDLPLNVQSAVVETDDLKAYDPSEDAKELPAPVSEETVKQILEKLKLASQPLIFAGHGIRLAGAYDEFQHLVELLGIPVVTGMSSIDLMESAHPLYVGRNGGTGNRPGNFAVQTCDVLFSIGSRQSFLQTGFAYEKWAAHAYTILNDIDGEELKKETLHVDLPVAADAKELITSCIRVLEAAGCDRAHPWFADGKTSWREKCRHWKEKYPVVTKEKYKELEPGRTNIYAFYDSLSKVLPEGEQILVSVGTSRVAGSQAIYLKKDQRFYTNAVTASMGYGLPAAIGVCIGSGKKEVICVNGEGCMQMNLQELQTIRHHNLPIRIFVINNEGYHSIRQTQTAYFGGHLVGVGEESGDLSFPDLSRLAPAYGFTYKECRNSATLEEDLRMVMEAPAPVICQVFVSKLQKTEPKLASRQLPDGTMVSASLEDMYPFLSREEMEEEGVLWKE